DNA sequence from the Bradyrhizobium diazoefficiens genome:
CATCCCGAACTCGCCAGCCATCTCCAGCGTATCAACGATGTGAAGGTAATGCGCCCAGGTCTCGGCGAAGTCTTCCCAGGGGTGCATCGTCGCATACGCCGAGACGTAGTTCTGCTGCCAGTCCGGCCGTGCGCCCTCGGCGTAGTGCCGCTGCAAGGCCACGCGGTAGTCGGCGGAATCGTCGCCGAATACGGCGCGGCATTCTTCCAGCCTGCCGCCATCGCGGACCAGCACGTCCCAGAAATAGTGGCCGACCTCGTGGCGAAAATGGCCGAGCAACGTGCGGTAGGGCTCACCCATCTCCAGCCTGCGCCGCTCGCGCTCGATCGTATCAGTCTCGGTGAGCGCGATCGTGATCAGGCCGTTGTCGTGCCCGGTTATGATCCTTTCGCCGCTGTTCGGATCGTCGGCGAGGAAGCAAAACATCAGCCCATGCTCGGGGTTCTCCTGCCGGGTCTGGAGCGGCAGATTCCAGCGGATCAGGGAATAGAACAGCCGGTGCTTCGCCACCTCCAGCTCGCGCCAGCCGGCGAGTTGGGCGGGATCAGACAGATCTGGCACGACGCTGTTGTGGCGGCAGGCGCGGCAATAGCCGGTGGTATCGCTGGCATCCGTCAGCCAATTGCAGGCGTCGTACTCGGCATTGCGGCACAGCATCCGCGTCTTGCCCTTCTCGGTCAGCGCGACCCAGCCCTCCCCGTCCGGCTCGATCGCGGACATCGTCTCCTTCTCCGGCAGGAGCGCGACCCTGTGGCCGCAGCGTTCGCAGACGCGGTTCTCGAAATAGAGAACATTGCCGCAGTCCTGGCAGACAAAGAGCTTCAAGTTTGGCCTCTCGGAAAACGAGCGTTACGAATATCAGCCGCGGCGCCTCGCAGATACGCGCGCCGGCCGCTCATCGTTCCAATGTTCGGAACAAACAGCCAACCCCCGGCGTTCGTTTAAGCCGATCACGCAGCGGGTGGCTTCCCTGCATATTCGCCTTCCAGGTGATAGCCATCACGCTCCGTCTGTGTGAATATCGGTCCGGCACGTGCGCTCCCGCATCACAACGGCCGACGCCTTGAACGATCGCTCGCCCGACACCGCCGCCGCCGAAAGGGTGCGCCAGCACCTCGAAGACATCGCGCGCGAGCGCGACAATGCCTATCGCGCGCTCCAGGAGCGCGAAGCCGAGCTGGCGCGGATCCAGCGCATCGGCAAGGTCGGCGGCCTCGAGGTCGACTTCCGCGAGGGCTTCAAGAACCGCCGCTCGCCCGAATATCTGATGATCCACGGCCTGCCGGCGGAAGCCGCCGACGAGTCGCACGAGGCCTGGGTCAACCGCATCCATCCCGAGGACCGGGATGCGACCGTCAAACATTTCTTCGAGGCGCTCGCCGGGACCAGCGAAGATTACACTGCAGAGTACCGCATCATCCGCCCTAGCGACGGCGAGATCCGCTGGATCCGGGTCGTCGCCAAGATCGAGCGCAACAGCGATGGCCGCGCCATCCGCCTGGTCGGCGCCCATATCGACGTCACCGACCAGATGCTTGCCCGTGAGACGCTGCGCGAGAGCGAGGAGCGGTTTCGGTTGATCGCCGATAGCGCGCCGGTACCGATCTGGGTGACAAAGCTCGACCGCACGCGGTCCTTCGCCAACCTGGCCTATGTCGACTTCCTCGGCCTGCCCTATGAGCAGGCCATCGCTTTCGACTGGCGCAAGGTGCTGCATCCGGACGACCTGCCGCATGTCTTGCAGCAATCGGTCCAGGGCGAAGCTTCGCTCAAACCGTTCGTGCTGGAAGCCCGCTACAAGGACGCCTCCGGCGAATGGCGCTGGCTGCGCTCGGAATCCCAGCCGCGCTGGGACCCGACCGGCAAGCATATCGGCTTCATCGGCGTTGCTCACGACGTCACCGTTGCCAAGCAGGCGGAGATCGAACTGCGTCGGCTCAACGAGACCTTGGAAGAGCGCATCGCAGAGCGCACTGCCGAGCTTGAGTCAAACGAGTCCCGGCTGCGCGCGATCCTGGAGACCAGCAACCAGTATCAGGGCCTCGTCAACCTCAAAGGCGAATTGCTCTACGCCAACAACACCGTCCTTGACGGCATCAAGGCAAGCTCCGCTGACGTGATCGGCAAGCTGCTGTGGGAGACGCCGTGGTTCACCGACACCCAAGGCATGAGCGCAATCGTGCGCAAGGCCTTTGACACCGTCCTGAAGGGCGAAGCCGTGCGGATGGAAATGCGGCTGCGGCTGCCGATCGGCGAGCGCGATTTCGACTTCGGCATGCGCCCGGTGCTCGACCGCCACGGCAACATCACCGGCGCCGTGCCTGAGGCCGTCGACATCACCGAGCGCCGCCTCGGCGAGGAAGCGTTACGGCAATCACAGAAGATGGAGGCGATCGGCCAGCTCACGGGCGGCGTCGCGCACGATTTCAACAACCTCCTCACCATCATCCGCTCGGCGACAGATTTCCTACGCCGGCGCGAGCTGCCGGACGAGCGCCGCCGCCGCTATGTCGATGCGATCTCCGATACGGTCGAGCGCGCCTCCAAGCTGACCCAGCAGCTTCTGGCGTTCGCACGACGGCAGCCACTGAAGCCGCAGATCTTCAACGTCGGCAGCCAGGTCGAGGGCCTGGCGCAGCTGGTGCGGCCGCTGGTCGGCGGCCGCATCGAGATCATCGTCGAGACCGACGACTCCGATTGCTTCGCAATGGCCGACATCGCGCAATTCGAGACGGCACTGATCAACCTCGCCATCAACGCCCGCGACGCAATGGGCGGCGAAGGCCGCCTCACCATCGCCGTACGCAAGGTTCAGGGCATCCCGAGCCTGCGCGCACACTCCGCGCGCGGCGGCGACTATGTCGCGATCTCGGTCGCGGACACCGGCAGCGGCATCGCACCGGAAAACATCGACGCCATCTTCGAGCCGTTCTTCACCACCAAGGAGGTCGGCAAGGGCACCGGCCTCGGCCTCAGTCAGGCGTTCGGTTTCGCCAAGCAATCCGAGGGCGACATCGCCGTGACGAGCACGCACGGACAGGGCGCAACCTTCACCATCTATTTACCCCAAGTTCAGTGCCCGGCCGCCGAGAAGCAAGCCGCATCGCTCACCAGCGAGGCCGCAACCACCGGGCGCGGCTATCGCGTGCTCGTGGTCGAGGACAATGACGATGTCGGCCAGTTCTCGACCGAGCTACTGGAAGATCTCGGCTATGTCACGCGACGCGTCGCCAACGCCAATGCGGCGCTTGCAATTCTCGGCGAGAACGAATTTACCGTGGATCTCGTCTTCTCCGACGTCATCATGCCCGGGATGAACGGGGTCGAGCTCGCCGGCATCATCCGCGAACGCTATCCGGGGCTCCCGGTTGTGCTGACCAGCGGCTACAGCAACGTGCTCGCGGAAAATGCCCATCGCGGTTTCGAGCTGATCCAGAAGCCGTATTCCGTTGAATCGCTCTCGCGCATCCTGCGCAAGGCGATCACCGAGAAGCTGTCGGTGGCACGGTGAATGCGAGCCAAGCCAAACCGGGTCGTCCCGGCCTAGCGCGCAACTGCGCGCTAGGCCGGGACGACGGCGGAATGTTAGGGTGCACTCATCCACATGACGCCGACTGAAACGCACCGGATATCTCCCCCATGAAACCCGCCCTCCTCTCCGCCTGGCAGACCTGGGCGCTGCTCTCCGCCTGCTTCGCCGCCTTGACCGCGATCTTCGCCAAGGTCGGCGTCGAGAACATCAATCCGGACCTCGCCACCTTCATCCGGACCATCGTGGTGCTGCTCGCCTTCTCTGTTCTGCTGTTCTTCACCGGGCAATTCGCCGTGCCCTCCGCGGTCTCGTTGAGGACGTGGCTATTTCTGGCGCTGTCGGGACTCGCGACCGGTGCGTCGTGGCTGTGCTATTTCCGCGCGCTGAAGCTCGGCCCCGCCACGCTGGTGGCGCCGATCGACAAGCTCAGCGTCGTGCTGGTCGCCCCGTTCGCGTTCGCCTTTCTCGGCGAGCGCCCCACCGCGCAGGGCTGGTTCGGCATCGCCATGATCGGTGCCGGCGCGGTGCTGCTGGCGGTGAAGTTTTAGGGCACCGATTCCAGAGCTGCGGGTTCTCAGCACATGCGTTCGCTCCGCTCCCGATTGCTGACCCTATGGATCATGCTGGCGGTGTCCGGTGCCGCCACCGGCTATTTGCTGTTCGAATCGTTTCAGCAGACGGCGAACGCCCGAATAGCCCGCTCGGAAGAACTGGTCGCGCGTGCCTGCCGCGACCTTGCCGATCATTATCAATTCTTCGTCGCAGGCTGGGACGGCGGAAAGATCGACGACCAACTGAAGCAGCAACTGACGGCTCTCACCCAGACCGCGCTGGCGAGTGCGGCTGGCGTCGAAGGTGGCGTCTGGCATGCCGAAAGCGGCTCCCTCGCTTACGCGTTCCCGACCTATGAAGGTACCGGACCGAAGACCGACCTTCCCGCCGCCGAACTCAACACCATCCGCGAGGTCAATGCCGAGGCGCTGCGAGCCGGTCGCCCAGCCTCGATCCGGCAACCCGGCCGCTCGCAGGTGCTCATTGTCCACGCCTGCCCGCTGCGCGGCCCGCTGGCAGGCGTCACTGCATGGACCATGACGCGCGCCTTCACGGCACAAGGTCCCGCCTACAACCAGCTTCTCGCCGGCCTTGCCGTGCTTGCGCTGACCATTTTCGGCTCCGCCGCGTGGCTTGCGCGCGTGCTCTATGTCTGGTCGGGCAAGATCAACCGGATCGAGACCGCGCTGGACGATCGTCGGAAGGGTGCTATCGATCTGCCGAGGCTGGCGCAGACCGGGGCTCCGGAGCTCGACCGCCTGGTTGATGCGCTCAACAGCACCGGCGAGCGCCTCGCGTCGGAGCGTCGCCGCGCCGCCGCCGCCGAACGGCTCGCAGCACTCGGCCGCATGTCGGCCGGCCTCGCTCACGAAATCCGCAACCCGATCGCGGCGATGCGCTTGAAGGCCGAAAATGCGCTGGCCGTTGCCGACGGCTCGCGCAGCGAAGCGGCCCTGACCGCAATCCTTCAGCAGGTCGACAGGCTCGACGTCCTGTTGCGCGACCTCCTGGAGATGACGCAAGCGCGCGAGCCTCGCCTCGCCGAAGTTGATCTCGAAACCTTCCTGGCACGGACGGTGGAGGGCCACCGCGAGCTTGCCGCGTCCCGAGGCATCACCTTGACCGTGGGAACCCGGCTCGCATCTTCGCCGTTCCCGCAACTGGATCCGTCCCAGATGCAGCGGGCCTTGGACAACTTGATTATCAACGCCATCCAGAATACGCCGCCCCGCGGCACGATCACTGTGGACGCAAGCCGGCGCGACGATAGCTTGCTGTTGCGGGTAACCGACACCGGCCCCGGCATCGCCGAGGACATCCGCGAGCGTCTGTTCGAACCGTTCGTGACAGGGCGTGCCGACGGCACCGGTCTTGGGCTTGCCATCGTCCGCGAGATCGCACGGAATCACCACGGCGATGTTCGCTTGGTGCGAAACATCGGGGGCGCGGTTTTTGAAATCGAGATACCATGGCGACAGTCCTGATCGTTGATGACGAGGCGGCGCTGCGCGAGGGTCTCGCCGAAGCGCTCACCGATCTTGGCCATAGCATCCGCCTCGCCGCCTCCGGCCGCGAAGGCCTCGCCGCGCTCGACGGTGATGTTGACGTCGTGCTGCTCGACCTGCGCATGCCTGGTGGCATGGAGGGCATCGAGGTGCTGCGCCGGATACGCGCGAGCCGCGACGCGCCGCCTGTCGTGGTGCTGACCGCCTTCGCCAGTGCCGCCAACACGATCGAGGCGATGCGCCTCGGCGCCTTCGATCACCTCAGCAAGCCGATCGGACGCGCGGAGTTGAAAGACCTGCTGAGCCGCCTGCCCGAGCGCATGTCCGCGGTCAGCGGGCCGGATGCCGACATCGAGGACAGCCTGATCGGGTCGAGCGAGCCGATGCGCAGCGTGCAGAAGGCGATCGGCCTTGCGGCCGACAGCAACGCCATCGTGCTGATCCGCGGCGAGACTGGCACCGGCAAGGAGCTGGTGGCTCGCGCGCTTCACGAGCACGGCAAGCGCAAAGATGGTCCCTTCGTCGCGGTTAATTGCGCGGCCATCCCCGAAGAGCTGCTGGAGAGCGAGCTGTTCGGCCACGCGAAGGGATCCTTCACCGGCGCGACCGCGGATCGAGCTGGCGCCTTCCGCGACGCGGCCAATGGCACGCTGTTCCTCGACGAGATCGGTGACATGCCGCTTGCGATGCAGGCCAAGATCCTGCGCGCATTGCAGGAGCAGGTGATCACCCCGGTCGGCGGTAAGCCGGTGCGCACCAATGCGCGCATCATCGCGGCCACGCATCGTGATCTCGCCAAGCTTGCAGCGGCGGGCGAATTCCGCGACGACCTCTACTACCGGCTCGATGTCGTGCAGATCGCGATCCCGCCGCTGCGCGATCGCGCTGCGGACATCCTGCCGCTCGCGCGGCACTTCCTCGCCCGCGCGAGCGCGAGCGGCGGCTGGCACAAGCATCTTGGCCAGGCCGCGATCGATAAGTTGCAGCGCCATTCCTGGCCCGGCAACGTCCGCGAACTGCGCAACGTGATCGAACGCGCCTGCATTATGACGCGCGCGGACGTGATCGGACCCGACGATATCGATACCAGTGCGCCCGAGACGACAACGAGCCCAGCGCGAGAAGATGCGGATCTCCCTGCCGCCGTCGCGCAACTGGAGAAGACGATGATCGCGCGCGCGCTGGATGCCTGCGCCGGCAATCGCACCGAGGCCGCCCGCCGCCTCAACATCAACCGCCAGCTGCTCTACACGAAGATGCAGCGTTACGGCCTCGTCGAGATGTCAGAAAAACTGACGGACCGCGTCGGGAAAGACGACGCCTGATACTGAGACCTTCCGGAATTTCTCTTTCGAAACAGCGATTGTCCGGCTGGCACGTCGCTTGCTGAACTGATCGCACGCGACAACGTCGCGAAATCGAAAGGAGATGTTCCATGAAGACGACACGCCTGCGCGCGCTGTTTTGTCTGCTACTCGCCACGACGGCGATCGGCGGCGGAGCAGCCGCCTACTCACAGGCAAGGGATCCGATGTGGGATTCCTCGCAGCTCCCGGAATCCCGCGGGACCGTCAAGCAATACACGCTGACGCCGCGCGGCGACGTCGACGGTATTATTCTTACCGATGGCACCGAAGTAAAACTGCCGCCGCACCTCACTGCCCAGACCGTATTCGCGATTCATCCCGGCGACGAGGTCTCGGTGCGCGGCCTGCGCGCCCGCGCCCTGCCGCTGGTCGACGCGGCGTCGATCACCAATATCGCGACCGGCAAGAGCGTCGTCGACAATGGTCCGCCGGACCGGCGCGGCGGCAATGATGATCGTGTCATCAGCGGCAGGATCGCGCTGCAATTGCATGGCAAGCGCGGCGAGGTGAATGGGGTGCTGCTTGACGACGGGACCACCCTCCGGCTGCCTCCGCCTGAAGCCGAGCGAATGCAGGAGTACCTGCGCCAAGGCCAGACCGTCGCGGCGCGCGGCGACGTTCTCGACACCGCACTCGGCAAGGTCGTCGATGTCAGGGCCATCGGCACCTTCCCGGACCAGATGACCGAGCTACGCGGACCGCGTCCGCCCGGCCCGAAGGACGGCCCGGATCGTCGCGGTCCGCCGCCTCCCCGCGGCTGATCCTCATTCACGTCAGAGACAAACAGAGAGAGAGAAAGGACATCAACATGCATTGGATCAATCCCGACAGCCTGCCTGAAGTCGCAGGCACCTTCGAGCGCTTCGTGCTCAACCCCCACGGTGAGGTCGACGGCTTTGTCATGACCGACAAGAACGCCGCCATCCTGGTGCACACGCCGCCGCACCTGGATAGCGAGCTCAGCCTCCACCTCGCACCGGGTGACAGCGTCCGCGTGCGCGGGGTGCGTCCCCGCGGCGCCGAACTGCTGGCCGCGGTCGCCGTCACGACCGCAAGCGGCCGGCAAATAATCGACCAGGGTCCGGACCACGACCGCAAACATCCGAAGGTGAAGCACGAGCCCCTGACGGCCGACGGAATCGTGCAGCTGTCGCTGTTCGGGCCGAAGGGTGAGCTGCGCGGGGCACTGCTGTCCGACGGGACCATCCTGCGCGTCGGCCCGAAAGAGGCCGAGCAGGTCGCAGCCCTGCTTGCGCCCGGAGCAAAGCTCGCGGCGCGCGGCGATGGCCTTCAGACCCGGTATGGCCGCGTGATTCATGCGCTGGAGCTTGGCCCCGACGCCGCGAGGCTGAAGCCAGTGCGAAAGCCGAAGCCCAAGGAAAAGGACAAGGAGCCGAAGCACGAGGACGACGCTCGCGCGGCCTGACGAAGGCCTCGTGCGGGGAAGAAAGCAGCCGTATTTCGGAGGACTCTGATGGCCGGAAATGAAGACGTAGGGCGCGCCGGCCGCGCGCTGGATGCGGCCAATTTCTTCCTCGCCGACGTCCGCGACGGGCTCGGCCCCTATCTTGCGGTCTATCTCCTGACGGAGCAGCACTGGGACGAGGCCAGGATCGGCCTCGTCATGTCGATCGGAACGCTGGCCGGTATCGTGGCGCAAACGCCGGCTGGTGCGCTGGTCGATGCAATGCACGCCAAGCGGCTGGTGACCGCCGTCGCCGCCATCACGGTGACGATAGCCTCGCTGTCGCTTCCACTGTTTCCAAGCTTCCTGCCGGTCGTGATCTCGCAAAGCGTCGCGCACGCAGCCGCCGTGGTCTTTCCGCCGGCCATCGCCGCCGTCTCGCTTGGCATTTTCGGCCATACCGCCTTCACCCGGCGGATCGGCCGCAATGAAACTTTCAACCACGCCGGCAATGCGACCGCCGCTGGACTCGCCGGCATCTCCGCCTGCTGGCTCGGACCCACCGTCGTGTTCTATCTTCTCGGCGCCATGGCGATCGCGAGCCTCGTCAGCATCCTCGCCATCCCCGCTGGCGCCGTCGACCACGACCTGGCCCGCGGGCTGCACGATGCCGACAGCAATGCGCAGCGCGAACAGCCCTCTGGTCTCGCGGTGCTGCTCACTTGCCGCCCCTTGCTCGTCTTCGCAATCTGCGTCCTGCTCTTCCATCTCTCCAACGCCGCCATGCTGCCGCTGGTCGGGCAGAAGCTGGCGTTGCAGGACAAGAACATGGGCACCAGCCTGATGTCGGCCTGCATCGTCGCGGCCCAAGTCGTGATGGTGCCGTTCGCAATGCTGGTCGGCGCAAGGGCCGACCGCTGGGGCCACAAGCGCTTCTTCCTTGCCGCACTCCTGATCCTCCCCATTCGAGCCGCGCTTTATACGATTTCAGACAACCCGTTCTGGTTGGTCGGCGTGCAGCTGCTCGACGGGATCGGCGCCGGTATTTTTGGCGCTATCTTTCCCGTGGTCGTTGCCGACCTCATGCGCAATACCGGCCGCTTCAACGTCGCGCAGGGCGCCGTCATTACCGCCCAGGGCATTGGCGCGGCGCTGTCGACGACGCTGGCCGGCTCCGTCGTGGTCGGCGCGGGCTACAGTGCCGCGTTCATCACGCTCGGCGCGGTTGCCGCGATCGGCGCCGTGATCTGCCTCCTCGCTTTGCCCGAGACGCGGCAAATCGCAGACGATAGTCCGCGCCCGCAGGGGAAGACAGCGGCGCTGGCTTCCGCTATCGCTGCCGAATGAATCCCTTATTTCAAGGATTGAAAGTGCCGTCTGACGCCATCTGGGCCTGGAGCATCATCGTCGCCGCGACTGCAGGCGTCATCATCCGCCCTTTCCGCCTGCCCGAAGCGATCTGGGCCGTGCTCGGCGCGGGCGCCCTGGTGGTGCTCGGCTTGCTGCCCTGGCAGGATGCGCTCACCGGCATCGAAAGAGGCGTCGACGTCTATCTCTTTCTGATCGGCATGATGCTGATCGCCGAGCTCGCCCGACTCGAAGGCCTGTTCGACTTTCTCGCGGCGCTTGCGGTGGAATATGCCGCCGGCTCGTCGCGGCGGCTGTTCCTGCTGATCTACATCGTCGGCACCGTCGTGACCGTGCTGCTCTCCAACGATGCCACCGCCATCGTGCTGACCCCCGCCGTCTATGCCGCAACGCGCGCGGCCGGCGCAAAACCGCTGCCCTATCTCTTCGTCTGCGCCTTCATCGCCAATGCCGCGAGCTTCGTGCTGCCGATCTCCAACCCCGCCAATCTCGTCGTGTTCGGCGCGCGCATGCCTCAGCTGAGCGAATGGCTGCGCCTGTTCACGCTGCCCTCGGCGGCCTCGATCCTGCTGACCTACGTCGTGCTGCGCCTGACCCAGCATCGCGCGCTGAAGGAAGAAATCATCTCGCACAGCGTGCCGCATCCAAAGCTCGGCCGCGGCGGCAAGCTGGCGGCGGTCGGCATCCTCGCCATTGGTGTCGTGCTGGTCACGGCATCGGCCCTGGACATGCAGCTGGGCCTGCCCACCTTCATCTGCGGCATGGTCACGGCCGCCATCGTGCTACTAGTTAACCGCCAATCCCCATTGCCCGTACTGTGCGGCGTGTCCTGGAGCGTGCTGCCGCTGGTCGGCGGGTTGTTCGTGCTGGTCGAGGCGCTCATTAAGAGCGGCGTGATCGGACAGCTCGGCGCACTCTTGCATGAAGCTGTCGCGCAATCGGTCCCGAAAGCGGCATGGAGTGTCGGCATTGCCACCGCGATCGCCGACAACATCGCCAACAACCTTCCGGTCGGCCTCGTCGCCGGCTCCGTCGCCGCCAGCGATCATTTGCCCGCACCTGTCGTCAGCGCCATCCTGATCGGCGTCGATCTCGGACCCAATTTATCCGTGACAGGCTCGCTCGCCACCATTCTCTGGCTGGTCGCCCTGCGGCGAGAGAAGATCGAGGTCGGTGCCTGGCCGTTCCTCAAGCTGGGCCTGCTGGCGATGCCGCCAGCCCTGATCGCGGCATTGGCCGCCGCGATCAGGTAATTTCGGAGATCAGTCGTTCTCGTAGCCGTAGACTTCCGGGAGGATGAAGATCGCGGCGAGCAATCCGATCAGCGGGAAGATCGCGACGAACAGCGTGGCACCGGCTTGCCCGATCGCTGCAAACAGTGACGGGAACAGGAAGATCGCCAGGAACGACGGTAGCTTCACGAACATGTAGGCGAAGCCGCTGGCGGTGCCGCGGTACTTCGGCTTGGCGACCATGGTCGGGATCGTCATACAGTTCGAGGCGTCCCAATAATGGCCCCACAGCATGGCGGCGGCCGCGAACGGCAGCAGGATCTTGTTGTCGGTGTAGAGCGCGAAGGCCGCGACCAGGAGCGAGACCAGCACGATGCCGAATCCGGCGATCGCGATGCCGCGATGGCCGATCTTCGGCGTCAAAAGCGGACCGACCCAGCCCGACACCGCGGCGAGGCAGAACAGCGCCATCGTCACCAGATTGTTGCCGAGCACGCTCGACACGCCGACCATCACGAACAGCACCGGCAGATAGAACGCGAAAGTCGAGAACTCGCTGCCTTGGGCAAAGCAGGCGATCCAGCCGTAAATCGTGGCGCGCCAGCGGATCGGATCCTTCTTCAGATCGGCGAGAAAGGCGCGGGTCGAGACCTTCGGCACGACCTGGTCCTGGTCCGGCAACATGGCGAGATCGTCGTTGAACATCTCGCGCGCGACCTGCTTGGCTTCGCGGAAGCGCCCCTTCTGCACCAGCCAGACCGCCGTCTCCGGCACGTCGTGGCGCATGATCAGAATGATCAGCGCCGGAACCGCGCCGAGGCCGAGCGTCACGCGCCACAGCATCTCGTGCTGGATGTCGAGCAGCAGGAAGATCACGATGATGCCGATGGTCAGCACTTCGCCGACCGCGAACATGAACTGCCAGCGGTTGCCCATGACCTCGCGCTCGCCCTTGGCCATGGATTCCATGATGTAGGTGTAGCCGGTCGAGATATCCGAGCCGAGCGGGATGCCGAGCAGGAAGCGGATCACGACAAGCCAGGTGACGTTGGGCACGAAAGCCTGTGCCAGCGCCAGCACGATGAACATCACCATCGTCGCCAGGAACATGACGCGGCGGCCGATCTTGTCGGAGAGCCAGCCACCGAGCAGCGCGCCGATCAGCGCGCCGCCCTGCGTGCCCGCTGCAGCAAGTCCAAGCATCAGCGGATCCGGATTGTACTGTTCCTTGATGAAGATCAGCACGAAGGCGATCGAATAGAGATCCCATGCCTCGACCAGGATCGAGGCCATCATCAGCCAGCCGACCTTGTTGCCCTTGGGGCTGTAATTGGTGATGAGGTAGCGGACCGCGGCTTCGCTCGCGGTCGGCTGTGGTACGGCCATCGTCGACATGTTTGGTCCTCTCTTCAAAGCTCTTTACGCGCCGAGCAGCGGCTCGATGCTGCAATCGAGCAGGCGCGGATCTATGCCCGCCTCCATGCCCGTGAACATCTGGTCCATGTAGTCGATCAGGGCATCGCTCGCCTTCACTGCGTCCTCGACGCGGCGGCCGGCGACGGCTGCGAGAATGGCGAGATGGTGATCGATCGTGCCTGACAGATCGGTCTGTCCCGGCATGAAGCGGTGATGGATGTAGCCGATGCGGCGATACAGCGTGTGCAGCGGTCGCAACGTGTGCACCAGGAACGGTTCGCCCGCGGCTTCCAGCACCAGCGCATCGATGCGACGGTCGATGCTATTGAACTCGTCGAGGCTCAGGGTGGTGCGGCGTTCGCGCAGCAAACGCTCGATGTGGAGCGCCTGATTGCGGTGCGAGAGGCTGGCCCGATCGGCCGCAAGACGAACGACGAAGCGCTCCATGTCGCGGCGCAAGGCCAGCAGCATGCGCTCGCGCGCGAGATCGATCGGCGCGATGTGCAGGCCGTGGCGCGGACGAATGATGATGAGCGTGTCGGCGGAGAGACGATTGACGGCGTGATGCACCGGCGTGCGCCCGAAGCCGGTTATCTGCTGTAATTCCAGCATGGTCATGAACTGACCGGGCTTGAGCTCGCAATGGACAAGGAGCTCCTCGATCTTCTGATAGGCCAGCTCGAAGAAGTTAAGACGATTGCGCCGCGAGGGTCTGACCTCGCCGTCGTCGTGTCTCACCACTTCGAGCGCGCGCTTGCGCCGTGCCATGTTTGCCTCCCGTCGGCCTGCGCTGTCGCTCGCAGAGCGGCGCCTTATTTGTGGCATCCTTAAAACATGTTGTGATATATTACAAGCGGGCGTAAGACTTCCGCCTGCCCGCGGCATGCTGCGGTGCGAAATGAAAACACGCCGGCGCGATGCGCCGTGACAGGAGGAAAGCTGCCGTGAAGATCACGTCGATCGAGACGCTGCGCACCGAGGAATTCTCCAACGTCATCTGGGTGCGCGTCCACACCGACACGAGCGTGATCGGTCTCGGCGAGACCTTCTATGGTGCCGGCGCAGTCGAAGCGCAGATCCACGACACCTTTGCGGGCCGCCTGCTCGGCCGCAATCCGCTGCACATCGAGGCGATCCACCGCGACATGCTGAACCTGCCGATGGCGCAATCCTCGACCGGCGTCGAATACCGCGCGGCCTCCGCGATTGACATTGCGCTGTGGGATCTGTTCGGCAAGGTCTGCAATCAGCCGGTGCACCAGATGCTCGGCGGCCTCTGCCGCGACAAGCAACGCATCTACAACACTTGCGCCGGCACCCAATATGTCCGCTCGACCAATATCAGCCCG
Encoded proteins:
- a CDS encoding sigma-54 dependent transcriptional regulator, encoding MATVLIVDDEAALREGLAEALTDLGHSIRLAASGREGLAALDGDVDVVLLDLRMPGGMEGIEVLRRIRASRDAPPVVVLTAFASAANTIEAMRLGAFDHLSKPIGRAELKDLLSRLPERMSAVSGPDADIEDSLIGSSEPMRSVQKAIGLAADSNAIVLIRGETGTGKELVARALHEHGKRKDGPFVAVNCAAIPEELLESELFGHAKGSFTGATADRAGAFRDAANGTLFLDEIGDMPLAMQAKILRALQEQVITPVGGKPVRTNARIIAATHRDLAKLAAAGEFRDDLYYRLDVVQIAIPPLRDRAADILPLARHFLARASASGGWHKHLGQAAIDKLQRHSWPGNVRELRNVIERACIMTRADVIGPDDIDTSAPETTTSPAREDADLPAAVAQLEKTMIARALDACAGNRTEAARRLNINRQLLYTKMQRYGLVEMSEKLTDRVGKDDA
- a CDS encoding MFS transporter, coding for MAGNEDVGRAGRALDAANFFLADVRDGLGPYLAVYLLTEQHWDEARIGLVMSIGTLAGIVAQTPAGALVDAMHAKRLVTAVAAITVTIASLSLPLFPSFLPVVISQSVAHAAAVVFPPAIAAVSLGIFGHTAFTRRIGRNETFNHAGNATAAGLAGISACWLGPTVVFYLLGAMAIASLVSILAIPAGAVDHDLARGLHDADSNAQREQPSGLAVLLTCRPLLVFAICVLLFHLSNAAMLPLVGQKLALQDKNMGTSLMSACIVAAQVVMVPFAMLVGARADRWGHKRFFLAALLILPIRAALYTISDNPFWLVGVQLLDGIGAGIFGAIFPVVVADLMRNTGRFNVAQGAVITAQGIGAALSTTLAGSVVVGAGYSAAFITLGAVAAIGAVICLLALPETRQIADDSPRPQGKTAALASAIAAE
- a CDS encoding arsenic transporter, giving the protein MPSDAIWAWSIIVAATAGVIIRPFRLPEAIWAVLGAGALVVLGLLPWQDALTGIERGVDVYLFLIGMMLIAELARLEGLFDFLAALAVEYAAGSSRRLFLLIYIVGTVVTVLLSNDATAIVLTPAVYAATRAAGAKPLPYLFVCAFIANAASFVLPISNPANLVVFGARMPQLSEWLRLFTLPSAASILLTYVVLRLTQHRALKEEIISHSVPHPKLGRGGKLAAVGILAIGVVLVTASALDMQLGLPTFICGMVTAAIVLLVNRQSPLPVLCGVSWSVLPLVGGLFVLVEALIKSGVIGQLGALLHEAVAQSVPKAAWSVGIATAIADNIANNLPVGLVAGSVAASDHLPAPVVSAILIGVDLGPNLSVTGSLATILWLVALRREKIEVGAWPFLKLGLLAMPPALIAALAAAIR
- a CDS encoding GntR family transcriptional regulator; the protein is MARRKRALEVVRHDDGEVRPSRRNRLNFFELAYQKIEELLVHCELKPGQFMTMLELQQITGFGRTPVHHAVNRLSADTLIIIRPRHGLHIAPIDLARERMLLALRRDMERFVVRLAADRASLSHRNQALHIERLLRERRTTLSLDEFNSIDRRIDALVLEAAGEPFLVHTLRPLHTLYRRIGYIHHRFMPGQTDLSGTIDHHLAILAAVAGRRVEDAVKASDALIDYMDQMFTGMEAGIDPRLLDCSIEPLLGA
- a CDS encoding MFS transporter, whose protein sequence is MSTMAVPQPTASEAAVRYLITNYSPKGNKVGWLMMASILVEAWDLYSIAFVLIFIKEQYNPDPLMLGLAAAGTQGGALIGALLGGWLSDKIGRRVMFLATMVMFIVLALAQAFVPNVTWLVVIRFLLGIPLGSDISTGYTYIMESMAKGEREVMGNRWQFMFAVGEVLTIGIIVIFLLLDIQHEMLWRVTLGLGAVPALIILIMRHDVPETAVWLVQKGRFREAKQVAREMFNDDLAMLPDQDQVVPKVSTRAFLADLKKDPIRWRATIYGWIACFAQGSEFSTFAFYLPVLFVMVGVSSVLGNNLVTMALFCLAAVSGWVGPLLTPKIGHRGIAIAGFGIVLVSLLVAAFALYTDNKILLPFAAAAMLWGHYWDASNCMTIPTMVAKPKYRGTASGFAYMFVKLPSFLAIFLFPSLFAAIGQAGATLFVAIFPLIGLLAAIFILPEVYGYEND